ATTTAAGCGATATGAATATGGAGAAGTTGATAGTTCTCTTGATTGTAATTGAGTGCAGTAGAAGTTTGGGCTCTAAAAGATGTTTTCTGCCAAAGAGTAATTTGTCTTTCAATTTGTGAAATCCTAGTAATAAGTGAAGACTTTTATCATCTTATGCATTTTACTCAGATAATATTGTGAGATTTATTGTTTCACTTTGTCCAagatattttattgtaattgatCTCTTTTACGTTCTTAACAtgattctctctctctctctctctctcgatGGCTTTGTCCGTTGGGTTGCAGGTGAGTACAAGCTGCCCCGATGGGGGTTTCAAATTTCTCGAGAATGCAAAGGACTTGCCAACCATTAGTAAGTTCACAACCGAGCCTTACAttggtttttttaaacaaattgaaATGGATGGATGATTTAACAAAGGAACATGACATGGGGAACACGAGAAGAGTCATTTCATGACTGTCTTAAGCTTGCTGTTAATTTTCTAACCATGATACTTGCAATTTTTCATGTAGTGACTTCGAACAGTCAGTGCCTGAACACGACGATGAAGTGCATAGCGGTAAGATTTTGtcttatcttcttttttttttaggtAATTCATAATACTTTTGGATCTTTATTATAGACCAAATATTGAGTTTCTTCTTAGaattagtataatataatgAAACTAGTTCTTGCATTGTTTTTTAATTCAACATTTACTGGACATGTTATCCTCAGTTCATTTGAGTTTGGCATAAATTACAATTTCATACTGTCTTGATTGTCGATGCATACATGCTGACTCTTTGATGCATTTTTCGGTTTAAAGCTTGGCGCAGTTGAGTTCCTCACTAAACCACTCTCCGAGGACAAGCTGAAAAATATTTGGCAGCATGTGGTTCACAAGGTCtgttaatgttaaaattatgttgatatttactattaatataatataagcaAAATAGTTTCTAATGTGGTTGAATTCAATTAATCAGGCATTCAATGCCGAGGCAAGTGCTCTGTCGGAATCACTAAAACCTGTAAAAGAATCTGTAGAGTCCATGTTGCAGCTCCGAACAAACAACAAACTAcatgaaaatataatatcaatagaTTTAGAGAAGGTGTCCAAGTTTAGTGATAATGAACATGAGCAATCTCCGGCGAGTGATAAATATCCCGCTCCTTCGACCCCACAGTTAAAACAAGGAGCAAGGTTAGTGGATGATGGGGATTGCCATGAGCAGACTACTAATTGCTCAATAGAAAAAGAAAGTGTGGAACATGATGGCGAATGTAAATCTGTTGAAACTTCATGTGAAAATTTAAATGTGGAAAGTTCTCCTCAATCAAGGAAACTTGAGGAGACTCTGACTAAGGAGGAAGAGGGTTTTGCTAATGATTCCAAGGGTGTTTCACTGAATCcacaaaataaaaagtttggCAATACGTCTTCAATTAAATCAGGTGCTCTTAACGATTCATGTGAGAATAAAGCTACTCGGAAGAAGATGAAAGTAAGATGCATTATGACTATTGGTTCCTCTTATCATATATATGACTTTATGATGTAAATTTCTCCCTTAGTTGCCAAATACTGACATTAATACCTCTGCTACCTTTCCCCTTCCTCTGAAGTTGATATCTATGGAACTAGTATGTGGcacacataaatataaattattttggctGTATAGTTCATCAGCTAGTAAGATTATCTGATTACACTTCTGGTACTTGGTTTTGGTTCAGGTAGACTGGACGCCTGAGCTGCACAAAAAGTTTGTGAAGGCGGTGGAACAACTAGGTATTGATCAAGCCATTCCTTCTCGTATATTGGAGTTAATGAAAGTTGACGGCTTGACAAGGCATAATGTAGCTAGCCATCTTCAGGTCATTATTTTGATTGCTACTTATAGAAACCAGTTTCTATTATTCCAAAGCTGCGAGTAGAATGGCTATTTGAAACTCCcttctaataataatatagaaaaatcacacacacacaaacaaaGAACAAATGAGATTAGGATTACAAATTACAATTTGTGTTTAAATACTATGGTCTAGTTTACTAGATTACTCCTGAAATGTATTATACCAGTTATCAATATACTATAAGCCATACTGAACAATATATATGCTCTTAGGTAAGATTTAGTAACAAATTTTTGTTGAACAGAAATATAGAATGCACAAGAGACAGATGATGCATGGGGAGGAAGATCGAAAATGGCCAAATCAAAGAGATCAAATACATAGGAACTATAGTTTGCAAAGACCAATTATGGCGTATCCACCATATCATCATTCTAATCACACCCTTCCTCCAGCTCCTATATATCCTATGTGGGGACAACCTGGAAGTCAAACAACTGGTGTACAGATTTGGAGTCCTCCTCCTGGTTATCCGCTATGGCAGTCTACCGAAAGTTGGCATTGGAAGCCTTATCCACCGGGGGTAATCTTTTTATTCAGAATCAGAACATGATATAAGTTTTcctttcacatttttttttttggataaagaAATGTTAGTATATTAGTTGTTGTGTTAGTATTTTTTGCTTCTCCAGGGTTTGAACAACGATCTTTTAACTCCCTCAAATGCTTAGCTCAAACCAGTTAAACTACCCGACCCCCAAGTTTTCCGTTGATATATATGGCTTGTTTGTGCCTTTATGGCATGTGATGTAGAAATCATCGATGCAGTTTGATATGCAGTAACTGATTTTTTCAGG
This region of Cicer arietinum cultivar CDC Frontier isolate Library 1 chromosome 8, Cicar.CDCFrontier_v2.0, whole genome shotgun sequence genomic DNA includes:
- the LOC101499010 gene encoding two-component response regulator-like APRR2 isoform X2, which codes for MVCTANDLQGWKDFPKGLRVLLLEGDTNSASEIAAKLEAMDYIVSTFCNENEALSAISSSPKGFHVAVVEVSTSCPDGGFKFLENAKDLPTIMTSNSQCLNTTMKCIALGAVEFLTKPLSEDKLKNIWQHVVHKAFNAEASALSESLKPVKESVESMLQLRTNNKLHENIISIDLEKVSKFSDNEHEQSPASDKYPAPSTPQLKQGARLVDDGDCHEQTTNCSIEKESVEHDGECKSVETSCENLNVESSPQSRKLEETLTKEEEGFANDSKGVSLNPQNKKFGNTSSIKSGALNDSCENKATRKKMKVDWTPELHKKFVKAVEQLGIDQAIPSRILELMKVDGLTRHNVASHLQKYRMHKRQMMHGEEDRKWPNQRDQIHRNYSLQRPIMAYPPYHHSNHTLPPAPIYPMWGQPGSQTTGVQIWSPPPGYPLWQSTESWHWKPYPPGVHVDAWGSPMLPPPQPPYSPYTQSITGLHNAKAADYRFGMPRSSFEHHPAEEVVDKVVKEAISKPWLPLPLGLKPPSMDSVMSELSKQGIPCRKGSKRR
- the LOC101499010 gene encoding two-component response regulator-like APRR2 isoform X1 codes for the protein MVCTANDLQGWKDFPKGLRVLLLEGDTNSASEIAAKLEAMDYIVSTFCNENEALSAISSSPKGFHVAVVEVSTSCPDGGFKFLENAKDLPTIMTSNSQCLNTTMKCIALGAVEFLTKPLSEDKLKNIWQHVVHKAFNAEASALSESLKPVKESVESMLQLRTNNKLHENIISIDLEKVSKFSDNEHEQSPASDKYPAPSTPQLKQGARLVDDGDCHEQTTNCSIEKESVEHDGECKSVETSCENLNVESSPQSRKLEETLTKEEEGFANDSKGVSLNPQNKKFGNTSSIKSGALNDSCENKATRKKMKLISMELVDWTPELHKKFVKAVEQLGIDQAIPSRILELMKVDGLTRHNVASHLQKYRMHKRQMMHGEEDRKWPNQRDQIHRNYSLQRPIMAYPPYHHSNHTLPPAPIYPMWGQPGSQTTGVQIWSPPPGYPLWQSTESWHWKPYPPGVHVDAWGSPMLPPPQPPYSPYTQSITGLHNAKAADYRFGMPRSSFEHHPAEEVVDKVVKEAISKPWLPLPLGLKPPSMDSVMSELSKQGIPCRKGSKRR